AAGTGGAGAATACCTGGGCACGACAGGGGTTCGTCCGCCGAAGCAAAGCTACTGACCGGCGCGCTAGCTCCGACCGTTGCAACCGCTGACCGAGTGGGTTTGACTACAGCTCATTGTTGATGTCCAGAAACGAGAGAGGGGCTCGTCCCTATATCGACTAGGTACCATCGTACACTGGACCACAGGTACTTTGACAGCAGTCGAGTAGAATATCGACCTGTAGCGGACGTCGCGGTAGTCGGTCGGGTGCAATGCTGAGACGCTGCAACCAGAAGACAGCGTTTTCATTTGATTCGTTGGGTATCTATCATTTGCCCTTCCTTCCCAAATCCGGCTCTTCGATGCTccgcgcgcacacacacacacagactCCACGGCAAACTCGCGGTATACTATGAAGCGGATATCAAGGAGTCAACCACGGACGCTTGGTCCCATCTAGTAATCCCTGAAGACGGCCACTAGATCGTCAAGCCTCATGACGTGACCGAGAAGCTTACTCTGCAACTCCAAGTATCTGCTGTACTTATTGTAATGCTCCGCAGTCAtgacttcctcctccttgcccttcaCGTCATTCCTTTCCACGAATGACAGGATATTGCGTTCTCGATACCGGTGCACCTCCAGGTTCTGGAGACATCGAAGCATGGTCTTGTAGAAATCGTCAACAAGCTGAGCTTCAGTCCTCTCAATGTCGAAGAACCAAAAGAACATAGTTCGGGTTGCTGTTCGACTGGCATCTCTGGGAACCTCCTGGACGTCAACGAAGCCTGCCATTTGCATGGCAAGCATCTTGCCTTGAACCTCTCCCTTCTTCATGAGAGCAAGGGAAGGGAGCATCTTCTCGTCCAATTTGCCCTTTTCTCGCAATATTCGAGTCAGACGGAGTCCATGCCGACCGAATGACtgctcgatgacggcgtccaCCTCAGTCTGTTTGAAACCGTCGATCAATGGCTTGAAGTCAACGGTCCACTGACCTCGACCCTGGCCGCCACAATGCCGCAAGAAACCTTGCCTGCTTTCCGCCAGGAGGAGCAGATGCTGTCGCACATGATCCATGCGACTAGCGCCCGGTGCAGGTCCGTCCTCGAACTTGACCCTTGCCTCTCGAGACCCGGAAGCCGTCCGcggctcgtcgtcctcgctgtCACCAGAACCTCTGCCTCCTGCGCCATTCTCTTGAGGGCGCGCAGAAGCCCTCTGTAGAGGCGGGCTGTCGTCAAAAGAGTCGTCGGAATCGTACATTGGTTGGGCCGGCGTAGCTCTGATTTTCTCAGCGCTTCTGAGGTCTATCTGGTCTGCCGAGGCTTTGCCCACCCCGTGGGATACATCGACAGACTCGTCGAGGTTTTCAAGAATTTCCATGCTGGTCACAGTGACCTGGCGTACATTCGAGCCTgggccgtcgccatcgttgATATCTGAGTCGATTCTTGGGTCTAGTTGACAGCGAGGTATTTGTTGTGTCAAGAGCCGCAAGGCGGTGTGGTACACCTGGCCGGTGACTTCTCCAAAAGCATCAGCCGCATACTGGGCAAGTCGTTGGTTgcgcagctcgacgaggcatTTTTCGGTATTAACCCTGAGAACAATGTGCGACTATGCTACTGTCAGCCGGTCGGGCCCTCCGTGCTTTGCACATCACAACTCACCTCGAGCTCTGGAACATCGTCATCCCAGTCCGAGGACTGTCGTTTGCCGTTGCCATTCGTAAGCTTTCTTCGCTTGGTTGGAAACATGCCGCCTCGTCCCACTTGTCGCTTCAACTTTTTACTCTCATCGCGAGCTTCCCGCAATCTCTTTGCAACCTCTTGGTGCATGAGTTCTTTGTTCCGCGCCGTCGTTCGCTCGCCGGGGGCCGTCTTAgtgacctcgtcctcgattTCGCGGTAGACATCTTCAGGGTTCCTGAATGTTTTGGGACCGACTTGGTCGACGATCTCTGCTGCAATCAACCTGCTCAGAATGGCGTGCAACTCGTGAGACGAGTGCGCCAGGGCGTGCCCATTGGTCCTCGGTTTAGAGTTGTTGCCGTTAACGTGACCGTTGGTCGCATGGTCGCCATTGATGCCCGGTCCATCTCTGCCCTCAAATGCTTGCAGCAGATCCGACACCCTAGCATGGCCGAGTTGCATGATCGTCTGCACAACTTCCTGCTCGGCGGTTCCGTATTCTATGCCAACCATCTCGATAATCTTTCCAGCTCGAATGAGGCTGTAGCATCCATCTGGGTTGGCCTCGTATGTGGCAATCGTGTTTTGGGAATCGGCCTGGTGGTATGCAAGGTTctgctggacgaggacggcgaggccatGGCGCAATTGGCGTGGAGTAAGGGCCGTAGTCTGTACGAGCTGCGCAATGGTAGACCTGCCTTTGCTGAACAGAACTCCTAGGATTCGCTTCAAAGGCAATC
This genomic interval from Colletotrichum higginsianum IMI 349063 chromosome 9, whole genome shotgun sequence contains the following:
- a CDS encoding RNA polymerase III subunit RPC82, whose translation is MALSFALILSTTFAASFLLSTIAQLVQTTALTPRQLRHGLAVLVQQNLAYHQADSQNTIATYEANPDGCYSLIRAGKIIEMVGIEYGTAEQEVVQTIMQLGHARVSDLLQAFEGRDGPGINGDHATNGHVNGNNSKPRTNGHALAHSSHELHAILSRLIAAEIVDQVGPKTFRNPEDVYREIEDEVTKTAPGERTTARNKELMHQEVAKRLREARDESKKLKRQVGRGGMFPTKRRKLTNGNGKRQSSDWDDDVPELESHIVLRVNTEKCLVELRNQRLAQYAADAFGEVTGQVYHTALRLLTQQIPRCQLDPRIDSDINDGDGPGSNVRQVTVTSMEILENLDESVDVSHGVGKASADQIDLRSAEKIRATPAQPMYDSDDSFDDSPPLQRASARPQENGAGGRGSGDSEDDEPRTASGSREARVKFEDGPAPGASRMDHVRQHLLLLAESRQGFLRHCGGQGRGQWTVDFKPLIDGFKQTEVDAVIEQSFGRHGLRLTRILREKGKLDEKMLPSLALMKKGEVQGKMLAMQMAGFVDVQEVPRDASRTATRTMFFWFFDIERTEAQLVDDFYKTMLRCLQNLEVHRYRERNILSFVERNDVKGKEEEVMTAEHYNKYSRYLELQSKLLGHVMRLDDLVAVFRDY